A single region of the Saprospiraceae bacterium genome encodes:
- a CDS encoding DUF3575 domain-containing protein, protein MFKFSSFVCRLGLLFKLSRLALICSLLLSTTLSSQNQVFDFGIEFQAYPTGLIPGLRLEKGFAEQHAVHLRLGYNWLRHQGYGVHEDERGGGLGFTLGYKYYFKEGFERWFLGVKNDIWWNEVDWKDQLGTANEISGTSNITVVQPTLEAGFTLMAGENWTFSPSLAFGYEVNVKTKGAPTGEGPIVLLGFTFGKRW, encoded by the coding sequence ATGTTTAAGTTTTCCTCCTTCGTATGTCGGCTTGGTCTCCTTTTCAAACTTAGTCGGCTAGCTTTGATTTGTAGCCTATTGCTGTCAACAACCCTAAGCAGTCAAAACCAGGTTTTTGATTTTGGCATTGAATTCCAAGCTTATCCAACGGGCCTTATTCCCGGCCTCCGCCTCGAAAAAGGCTTTGCAGAACAGCATGCGGTACATCTTCGTTTGGGCTACAATTGGTTGCGGCACCAGGGTTATGGCGTGCATGAGGACGAAAGAGGCGGTGGTTTGGGTTTTACCCTGGGTTATAAATATTATTTCAAGGAAGGATTTGAACGTTGGTTTCTGGGAGTGAAAAATGATATTTGGTGGAATGAAGTGGATTGGAAGGATCAGCTTGGAACAGCTAATGAGATCAGCGGGACGAGTAATATTACGGTGGTGCAACCTACCCTGGAAGCAGGATTTACCCTGATGGCAGGCGAAAATTGGACGTTTTCGCCTTCACTGGCGTTCGGGTATGAGGTGAATGTTAAAACCAAAGGTGCGCCAACTGGGGAGGGGCCGATTGTTCTACTGGGTTTTACCTTTGGGAAAAGGTGGTAA
- a CDS encoding DUF4249 family protein, giving the protein MMRHQVIPGFFFLSCFLFVACEQDDIASIDSKTPVVASYLYAGQTLDSLRVTLSFSYGRDDTTLIALDNLDIRIMEGDKSYPLFNIGEGYYNHPNLLIENEKSYNLSFSYEGASVNAATFVPGKREAQLSTNAIEMAKITNTGGFPGGGFAEIDPIEVTWENPENDYYYVLIENMETDPEYINDFLAQLEGNFGRRFSLITQPEITDFHNIDPRREITQFGRHRVIVFRVTPEYAALYATSGTSSTNITEPPSNIVNGLGIFTGVSSDTLFFEVKKQ; this is encoded by the coding sequence ATGATGAGACATCAAGTTATACCTGGTTTTTTCTTCCTATCCTGTTTCCTTTTTGTAGCCTGTGAACAGGATGATATCGCTAGCATAGATAGCAAAACGCCCGTGGTGGCCAGCTACCTATATGCCGGACAAACCCTTGACTCGTTGCGGGTAACCCTGTCCTTTTCCTATGGGCGGGACGATACCACTTTGATTGCCTTAGATAATTTAGATATCCGTATTATGGAGGGGGATAAATCTTACCCACTATTCAACATTGGGGAAGGCTATTACAACCATCCAAATCTCCTTATTGAAAATGAAAAGAGTTACAACCTATCCTTCAGCTATGAGGGAGCATCCGTCAATGCAGCCACTTTTGTACCAGGCAAGCGGGAAGCCCAATTATCGACCAATGCTATAGAAATGGCAAAAATCACCAATACTGGTGGATTTCCAGGTGGCGGTTTTGCGGAAATAGACCCCATCGAAGTTACCTGGGAGAACCCTGAAAATGACTATTATTATGTATTGATTGAAAATATGGAGACAGACCCTGAATATATCAATGATTTTCTGGCCCAATTGGAGGGGAATTTTGGCAGAAGGTTTTCTTTAATCACCCAACCCGAAATCACCGATTTTCACAACATTGATCCGAGGAGAGAAATTACGCAATTTGGTAGGCATCGGGTGATTGTCTTTCGGGTTACACCTGAATATGCAGCCCTATATGCCACCTCTGGCACTTCCTCGACCAATATCACCGAGCCACCCTCTAACATAGTAAACGGCTTAGGCATTTTCACCGGTGTAAGCAGTGATACCTTGTTCTTTGAAGTGAAAAAACAATAG
- a CDS encoding TonB-dependent receptor — protein MKANLQSILLLLLFFMVLLPITAQEEAKLKIKGNYPDKALDLVLLDLKINYKIEFEYDPELVKGKRISTYFGKTTLENGLSLILSGTGLWYQIESPRKVLIIKNEQEAVLATSAAAPTRKDFTLKGVIKDKKSGETLPFANILIKGTTLGATSNVDGFFTLFNVPNDTTVLDVSYIGYRNLQFRLHPDMDIENIQVPMVDFGVQLAEIVVQAAKEEQLIQAAKGISQVSISPAALATLPSFGEKDIFRSLQLLPGISGTNESSSGLYVRGGTPDQNLILFDGFTVYHVDHLFGFFSAFNSNAIKDVQLYKGGFDARFGGRLSSVVELTGKDGNTERFNMGLGLSLLSYNGYAEAPFAKGKGSFLVAGRRSFQSKFYSNLFDAFTENPQADAPPGPGGGGLGGGRFGQQAVKPNSYFYDLNAKVTYRTSPDDVISLSFFNGQDNLDNSRNTDNSSFGGRFGGNLNFNFQSNNTDLTNWGNWGTSAKWSHRWSDRFYTNANLSYSNYYSERDRRNSTTIDRGDSTIVRTNGNYEYNDLKDFTFKLDNEWKISPQNQLEFGVQSTYQNIQYAYTQNDTISVLDRKDNGLTSAFYLQDRHTFGDKLILKGGVRVSQYSLTNQLYFEPRANLNFLLTNKIKLKAAWGKYYQFATRIVREDIQQGSRDFWLLANDETVPISSAYHYIGGISYETSSLLFDVEAYYKTLDGLSEYTTRFVPTGFGPNRSLNYEEFFYTGTGVAKGIEFLAQKKIGKFTGWVGYTLGEVKYDFEAFSDAPFYANQDQTHELKIIGNYKVNRWTFGATFIYATGKPYTAPTGYYQVPLLDGTLADFFEVSNKNGLRLPDYHRFDLSGTLNFNIGASKASAGLSIFNLYNRSNVWYKEYEVIEGELLETNVSLLDFTPSLFFTWSLR, from the coding sequence ATGAAGGCAAATCTACAAAGCATATTATTACTACTCCTGTTTTTTATGGTCCTTTTACCTATAACAGCACAGGAAGAGGCCAAGCTAAAAATAAAGGGAAATTACCCTGATAAGGCCTTGGACTTGGTGCTGTTGGATCTAAAAATCAACTATAAGATTGAATTTGAATATGATCCCGAATTGGTGAAAGGTAAAAGGATTAGTACTTATTTTGGAAAAACTACCTTAGAAAATGGCTTGAGCCTTATTCTTTCAGGCACAGGACTATGGTATCAGATAGAATCGCCTAGAAAGGTGCTTATCATAAAAAACGAACAAGAGGCGGTACTCGCCACGTCCGCTGCTGCTCCCACTCGAAAAGACTTCACCCTAAAAGGGGTCATCAAGGATAAAAAGAGTGGCGAGACCCTGCCATTTGCGAACATTTTGATAAAGGGCACTACCTTAGGAGCAACCTCCAATGTAGATGGTTTTTTCACACTGTTTAATGTACCGAATGATACCACCGTTTTGGATGTTTCTTATATCGGGTATCGCAATTTACAATTCCGTTTACATCCAGATATGGATATAGAAAACATCCAGGTGCCAATGGTTGATTTTGGGGTGCAATTGGCGGAAATCGTTGTACAAGCTGCCAAGGAGGAACAATTGATTCAGGCGGCCAAAGGCATCAGCCAGGTCAGCATTTCTCCAGCAGCTTTGGCCACCCTGCCTAGTTTTGGCGAAAAAGATATCTTCAGGTCTTTGCAATTGCTGCCAGGTATTAGTGGCACCAATGAAAGCTCCTCTGGCTTATATGTGCGAGGGGGGACGCCAGACCAAAACCTGATTCTTTTTGATGGTTTTACCGTTTATCATGTCGACCATCTCTTTGGCTTTTTCAGTGCTTTTAACTCCAATGCGATCAAAGATGTACAATTATATAAAGGTGGTTTTGATGCCAGGTTTGGTGGACGGCTTTCAAGTGTAGTAGAGCTGACGGGTAAGGATGGTAATACTGAACGTTTTAATATGGGTCTAGGATTGAGCTTATTGAGCTATAATGGCTATGCAGAGGCGCCTTTTGCTAAAGGAAAAGGGTCTTTCCTGGTGGCGGGGAGGCGCTCCTTTCAAAGCAAGTTCTACAGCAATCTTTTTGATGCCTTTACAGAGAACCCCCAGGCGGATGCCCCTCCGGGCCCCGGCGGCGGTGGTTTAGGGGGTGGCCGATTTGGCCAACAAGCAGTAAAGCCCAATTCTTATTTCTATGATTTGAATGCCAAGGTGACCTATCGCACTTCTCCCGATGATGTAATTTCGCTGAGTTTTTTTAATGGCCAGGATAACCTGGATAATTCGCGAAATACAGACAACAGTAGTTTTGGCGGCCGCTTTGGGGGTAATCTCAATTTCAATTTTCAAAGTAACAATACAGATTTGACCAATTGGGGCAATTGGGGCACGAGTGCTAAATGGTCGCATCGATGGAGTGACCGTTTTTATACCAATGCCAATCTTTCCTATTCGAATTATTATAGCGAACGCGATCGCCGGAATAGTACGACCATTGATCGGGGAGATTCCACTATTGTCCGAACCAATGGCAATTATGAATACAATGACTTGAAAGATTTCACCTTCAAGCTCGACAATGAATGGAAGATCAGCCCACAGAATCAATTGGAATTTGGTGTGCAAAGCACTTATCAGAATATTCAATATGCCTATACCCAAAACGATACCATCAGCGTATTGGATCGCAAAGATAATGGGTTGACAAGCGCTTTCTATTTGCAGGATCGACACACCTTTGGCGACAAGCTAATCTTGAAAGGGGGAGTTCGGGTTTCCCAGTATAGTTTGACCAATCAACTGTATTTTGAACCCAGGGCTAACCTCAACTTCTTGCTGACGAATAAGATCAAATTGAAAGCCGCCTGGGGGAAATATTACCAGTTTGCCACCCGAATTGTTCGGGAAGACATTCAACAAGGCAGTCGCGATTTTTGGCTTCTTGCCAATGATGAAACCGTACCCATCAGTTCTGCCTATCATTATATTGGGGGTATCAGCTATGAAACGTCGAGCCTTTTATTCGATGTAGAGGCATATTACAAAACATTGGATGGCCTTTCGGAATATACGACTCGCTTTGTTCCCACAGGTTTTGGGCCCAATCGATCGCTCAATTATGAAGAGTTTTTCTATACAGGTACTGGTGTAGCAAAAGGAATTGAGTTTCTCGCGCAGAAAAAAATAGGAAAATTCACCGGCTGGGTAGGTTATACCTTGGGAGAGGTCAAATACGACTTTGAAGCCTTTAGCGATGCGCCATTTTATGCTAACCAAGATCAAACCCATGAGCTCAAAATCATTGGGAATTACAAGGTCAACAGATGGACTTTTGGTGCCACCTTCATCTATGCCACCGGAAAGCCCTACACCGCTCCTACCGGTTATTATCAAGTTCCGCTACTCGATGGCACGCTGGCTGATTTTTTTGAGGTAAGTAATAAAAATGGCTTGCGTTTGCCAGATTATCACCGCTTTGATCTTTCCGGGACCCTTAATTTTAATATTGGTGCCTCAAAGGCTAGTGCGGGATTATCCATTTTCAATTTGTACAATAGAAGTAATGTTTGGTACAAAGAATATGAAGTCATAGAGGGTGAATTGCTCGAGACCAACGTTTCCTTACTTGACTTTACACCTAGTTTGTTTTTCACCTGGTCATTGAGATAA
- a CDS encoding histidine kinase, with product MKQITARSTWWQIILWAGGFAFVPYMVANAMGVPFISFEQSLFNFTGLGVLVLLNLELLLPQLYFKQKNFIYMLAAIGLILLIASIIYWNGTTFEREFDQPPSGNWHRPKLLREGIPFRGFRVIGRTMPFFIALIGSSLVAIGEYARQKEKEAIQLEKEKLETEMKFLKSQINPHFLFNALNNVYTLTLIKSDEAPANLLRLSDMLRYMLYDCNAEKVLLEKEVAYLKNYIQLKQLKDSGGLNIQLDLQDSYPQKYIAPLLFVPFIENAFKHSKIEDLNSGWIKMELKTTPEEVYFRVQNSLPSNGYTKDKIGGIGLDNVHRQLELMYPRQHFLSIEKKSDHFDVQLRITTK from the coding sequence ATGAAGCAGATAACAGCCAGGAGCACATGGTGGCAAATTATACTTTGGGCGGGCGGATTCGCCTTTGTTCCCTACATGGTCGCCAATGCAATGGGGGTTCCATTTATTTCCTTTGAACAAAGTCTTTTTAATTTTACAGGATTGGGGGTACTTGTATTGCTCAATTTGGAGTTGTTGCTGCCGCAATTGTATTTCAAACAAAAGAACTTCATCTATATGTTGGCGGCCATTGGGCTTATTCTACTTATTGCTTCGATTATTTATTGGAATGGCACCACTTTTGAACGTGAATTTGATCAGCCCCCGAGCGGAAACTGGCATAGACCCAAATTGCTTAGGGAGGGTATTCCTTTTAGGGGCTTTAGGGTGATTGGAAGAACGATGCCGTTTTTTATAGCATTGATTGGGAGCAGTTTGGTTGCTATAGGTGAATATGCCAGGCAGAAAGAAAAAGAAGCCATTCAGTTGGAGAAGGAAAAGTTGGAAACAGAAATGAAGTTCCTAAAATCTCAAATCAATCCCCATTTTTTATTCAATGCTTTGAATAATGTGTATACCTTAACCCTGATAAAATCGGATGAGGCGCCAGCAAATTTGTTGCGCTTATCCGATATGCTGCGGTATATGCTATACGACTGCAATGCAGAGAAGGTTTTGCTGGAAAAGGAGGTGGCGTATTTGAAAAACTACATCCAATTGAAGCAGTTGAAAGATAGTGGAGGATTGAATATACAACTGGATTTACAAGACAGCTATCCACAAAAGTACATTGCGCCTTTGTTGTTTGTCCCTTTTATAGAAAACGCCTTTAAGCATAGCAAAATTGAAGACTTAAACAGCGGTTGGATTAAGATGGAGCTTAAAACAACGCCAGAGGAGGTATACTTTAGGGTACAAAATAGCTTGCCTTCTAATGGCTATACCAAAGATAAAATAGGAGGAATAGGTTTGGATAATGTACACCGCCAGTTGGAATTAATGTATCCAAGGCAACATTTCCTTTCCATCGAGAAAAAATCGGATCATTTCGATGTCCAATTAAGGATTACCACAAAATGA
- a CDS encoding response regulator transcription factor: MMPIKCLILDDEELARTLLKTYANRLSHLEIVGQCKDPLEAISFLQKTTIDLLFLDIQMPELTGIEFLKTLPQKPVVIFTTAYPDYALDGFSLDAIDYLLKPFSFERFIQAVNKATELLESRRSPRPLVPPPAATNPVDRRHLVVRSEHKIFRIPYEDIFFIQSMREYVAFYTKNGRILSLNSLKKLEIELPSSQFIRIHKSYIIAIDKVELLEGNMLQINKEKLPIGANFKEEVLKLFNV; the protein is encoded by the coding sequence ATGATGCCCATAAAATGCCTCATATTGGATGACGAAGAATTGGCAAGGACACTACTTAAAACCTATGCCAATCGCTTGTCTCACCTCGAGATAGTGGGCCAATGCAAGGACCCTTTGGAAGCGATTTCGTTTTTACAAAAAACGACAATAGATCTACTGTTTTTGGACATCCAAATGCCCGAATTAACAGGGATTGAGTTTTTAAAAACCCTTCCGCAAAAACCGGTTGTTATTTTCACAACAGCTTATCCGGATTATGCTTTAGATGGGTTTAGTTTAGATGCTATAGATTATTTGCTCAAACCCTTTAGTTTCGAACGTTTTATACAGGCCGTAAATAAAGCAACGGAGCTGTTGGAGTCGCGTCGTTCTCCTAGGCCCCTGGTGCCACCCCCAGCCGCAACGAATCCGGTGGATAGAAGGCACCTTGTCGTGCGGTCGGAACACAAAATATTCCGTATTCCCTATGAGGATATTTTTTTTATTCAGAGCATGCGAGAATACGTGGCCTTCTATACGAAGAACGGACGGATATTATCACTTAATTCTCTCAAAAAATTGGAAATAGAATTGCCGTCTTCCCAGTTTATACGGATTCACAAATCGTACATTATTGCTATTGATAAGGTAGAACTGTTAGAAGGAAATATGCTGCAGATAAATAAAGAGAAATTGCCGATTGGTGCTAATTTTAAGGAAGAAGTATTAAAACTATTTAATGTATAA
- a CDS encoding PA0069 family radical SAM protein, protein MNHPEHKKGRGAQINPGNRFNEFNYDTHPLEVAEENPATEYITVHPKTIITKVKSPDIPFEYSINPYQGCEHGCVYCYARESHNYWGYSAGLEFEQKILIKKDAPRLLEAQLKKKTYLPKPIMLSGNTDPYQPAEQQYGITRALLQVLWKYRHPVSIITKNSLILKDLDIISKLAEHQLIKVCLSITTQDEELRRFMEPRTSSIKQRFQALSTLTANQVPTMVMAAPIIPGLNEHEILEIARRAAEAGAYSLGYTMVRLNGDIGPIFEDWLRRTYPDRAEKVLNKIKECHNGQLSDTRSRVRMRGEGKIADIVKQQFDLAKKLYFKDRCAPPFNMELFEQYRTPQLTLF, encoded by the coding sequence ATGAATCATCCTGAACATAAAAAAGGTCGTGGCGCCCAAATCAACCCTGGCAACCGTTTCAATGAATTCAATTACGATACCCATCCCCTCGAAGTAGCAGAAGAAAACCCCGCTACCGAATACATCACCGTTCACCCCAAAACTATCATCACTAAGGTCAAAAGTCCAGATATCCCCTTTGAATATTCCATTAACCCCTACCAAGGATGCGAACACGGTTGCGTTTATTGCTACGCCCGCGAGTCACACAATTACTGGGGCTATAGCGCTGGCCTGGAATTTGAACAGAAAATTTTGATAAAAAAAGATGCCCCAAGGCTCCTCGAAGCCCAACTCAAAAAGAAAACCTACCTCCCAAAACCTATTATGCTATCAGGAAATACCGATCCCTATCAACCGGCCGAGCAACAATATGGGATTACCAGGGCCTTATTGCAAGTACTTTGGAAATATAGGCACCCGGTAAGTATCATCACCAAAAACAGCCTCATCCTCAAAGACCTGGATATCATCAGCAAATTGGCGGAGCACCAATTGATTAAAGTCTGTCTTTCCATCACCACCCAGGATGAGGAGCTTCGTCGCTTTATGGAGCCGCGCACCAGCAGTATCAAGCAGCGCTTCCAAGCCCTGAGCACCCTCACAGCCAACCAGGTGCCCACCATGGTCATGGCAGCCCCCATCATCCCTGGCCTCAACGAACATGAAATCCTGGAAATTGCCCGGCGGGCCGCCGAGGCTGGCGCCTACTCCCTCGGCTACACCATGGTTCGCCTCAATGGCGATATCGGCCCCATCTTCGAGGACTGGCTCCGCCGCACCTACCCCGACCGTGCCGAAAAGGTGCTCAATAAAATCAAGGAATGCCACAATGGTCAATTGAGCGATACCAGATCTCGCGTTCGCATGCGTGGCGAAGGGAAAATTGCCGATATCGTAAAGCAACAATTTGATTTGGCCAAAAAGCTATACTTTAAAGACAGATGTGCTCCACCTTTTAACATGGAATTGTTTGAGCAGTATCGTACACCGCAGTTGACCTTGTTTTGA
- the rfaD gene encoding ADP-glyceromanno-heptose 6-epimerase, which yields MIVVTGAAGFISSCLVRKLNEEGFGQLLLVDDFSRADKNRNLEGKQFGRQMDREEFPEWLAAHGAEVSFVFHLGARTDTTETDVAIFDHLNLQYTKAIWESCTRHIIPLVYASSAATYGLGEKGYDDNHEIVEALQPLNPYGRSKNDFDKWALQQEDRPPLWAGLKFFNVYGPNEYHKGRMASVIFHTVRQIKATGGMKLFRSHRSDVADGHQSRDFVYVKDVVEVCYFLFRNDFPNGLYNLGTGQARTFLDLVTNTFLAMDLEPNISFIDTPEDIRDTYQYFTEANMDKLRAIGYERPFFSLEEGIKDYVGQYLVGEEIW from the coding sequence ATGATAGTTGTAACTGGCGCGGCAGGATTTATCAGTAGTTGTTTGGTTAGAAAACTAAATGAAGAAGGATTTGGCCAATTGTTGTTGGTGGATGATTTCAGTCGGGCAGATAAAAACCGGAATCTGGAAGGGAAACAATTTGGTCGGCAGATGGACCGGGAGGAATTTCCGGAGTGGTTAGCGGCGCATGGAGCGGAGGTTTCTTTTGTTTTTCATTTAGGGGCAAGGACGGATACAACAGAGACCGATGTCGCTATTTTTGACCATCTCAATCTCCAATATACAAAAGCCATTTGGGAAAGCTGTACGCGCCATATAATTCCGTTGGTTTATGCCTCGAGTGCTGCGACCTATGGCCTTGGCGAAAAAGGTTATGATGATAACCATGAAATTGTAGAGGCCCTTCAACCGCTCAATCCGTATGGCCGCTCCAAAAATGACTTTGATAAGTGGGCCTTACAGCAGGAAGATAGGCCACCGCTTTGGGCGGGTTTAAAGTTTTTCAACGTGTACGGTCCGAATGAATACCATAAGGGTCGGATGGCTTCAGTTATTTTCCACACGGTCCGACAGATCAAAGCGACGGGAGGGATGAAGCTTTTCCGCTCTCACCGTTCCGATGTTGCCGATGGGCACCAAAGCCGTGATTTCGTTTATGTGAAGGATGTGGTGGAGGTTTGTTATTTCCTATTTAGGAATGATTTTCCTAATGGGCTTTACAATCTAGGCACTGGCCAGGCCCGCACCTTCCTGGATTTGGTGACCAACACCTTCCTTGCCATGGACCTGGAACCGAATATTTCTTTTATTGATACCCCTGAAGATATTCGGGATACTTACCAATATTTTACCGAAGCCAATATGGATAAATTGAGGGCTATTGGTTATGAGCGACCTTTTTTTAGTTTGGAGGAGGGGATCAAGGATTATGTGGGGCAGTATTTGGTGGGAGAGGAGATTTGGTAG